A genomic segment from Diadema setosum chromosome 11, eeDiaSeto1, whole genome shotgun sequence encodes:
- the LOC140234841 gene encoding cocaine esterase-like gives MKTLHLALAVFTVLEVVNAQNIRVTVNEGILVGKTVRFSEDTFINKTRDVDLFLGVPFAEPPERFAPPLPKASWTGERNATEFSAACVQDPSEDLYAVTSEDCLYLNIYAPSQRQPGTPVMVWIHGGGFSAGTAMTYDYSGIPLVTVGDVIIVTINYRLNIFAQFSTEDDVAPGNYGMLDQVAGLEWIYNNIEAFDGNKDDITIFGESAGSASVSFHLLSKLSRGFFNKAILQSGSAFKGRTFKHDPERERRLSRELGVAFGCDTSTSEVLVACLKLQEADELRTKANELYNLDGGYPVTLDGTFLADTPTNLYEIGDFARVPLLAGFNKDEGTFVPFLFLQEYVGSPTPPVVNRTTFDSFLNYFKSFGFTDDILGDSINQEYIDWTIADDPDADYFLSLVDLGTDIDFAAPTDYVIREHANAGGVVYKYFMTHEPTKSIFQVGDVYPSTPWLGAGHAEDLTFVFGMPFIDELYNIKAHNMTAEENALSVKFMEFWTNFAKSGDPSRPSEDVPRGDGEDFWPLYTIPELSHKELSLEMGVGRAARARGCRFWNHYMPTLISFTSSIDQEEKEWRESYDDWKDDMVEWQRAFEDYKDGTTCN, from the exons ATGAAGACACTTCACCTTGCCCTGGCAGTTTTCACTGTCCTCGAAGTGGTGAATGCACAAAATATTCGAGTGACAGTCAATGAGGGAATCCTCGTCGGAAAGACTGTCCGCTTCAGCGAAGACACGTTCATCAATAAGACGCGTGATGTTGACCTGTTTCTG GGAGTGCCCTTTGCCGAGCCGCCAGAGCGATTCGCTCCCCCACTACCAAAGGCTTCGTGGACAGGCGAAAGAAATGCTACCGAGTTCTCAGCGGCCTGTGTACAAGACCCGTCCGAGGATTTATACGCCGTCACGTCAGAGGACTGCTTGTACTTGAACATCTATGCCCCTAGCCAACGG CAACCTGGCACTCCTGTAATGGTGTGGATTCACGGGGGAGGTTTCAGCGCTGGAACGGCTATGACGTATGATTATAGTGGCATCCCATTGGTCACTGTTGGTGACGTCATAATAGTGACGATAAACTACCGCTTAAATATCTTTGCGCAATTTTCAACAG AGGACGATGTGGCACCAGGAAACTATGGTATGCTGGATCAGGTCGCTGGGCTGGAATGGATTTACAACAACATCGAGG cCTTTGATGGTAACAAGGATGATATCACCATTTTCGGGGAAAGTGCCGGGTCGGCGAGCGTCAGTTTCCACCTCCTTTCCAAACTCAGCCGAGGTTTCTTCAATAAAGCCATCTTACAG AGCGGTAGTGCTTTCAAAGGTAGGACCTTTAAGCACGATCCAGAGAGGGAAAGGAGGCTGTCCCGAGAGTTGGGGGTCGCCTTCGGGTGCGATACGTCCACCTCCGAAGTTTTGGTTGCCTGCCTCAAACTCCAAGAAGCTGACGAACTCAGGACGAAGGCCAATGAG TTGTATAATCTCGACGGGGGTTATCCAGTTACTCTTGACGGTACATTTCTGGCAGACACCCCAACGAACCTTTACGAGATAGGAGACTTTGCGAGAGTACCGCTACTCGCGGGGTTCAACAAGGACGAGGGGACTTTCGTTCCGTTCCTCTTTCTACAAGAGTATGTCGGCAGCCCCACTCCACCTGTGGTCAATCGCACGACCTTCGACTCCTTCTTGAACTATTTCAAGAGTTTCGGGTTTACCGATGATATCCTCGGGGATTCCATCAACCAGGAGTACATTGACTGGACCATCGCAGATGACCCGGACGCGGACTACTTTCTATCCCTCGTTGATCTTGGAACCGACATCGATTTTGCTGCCCCAACAGATTACGTAATCAGGGAGCACGCAAACGCCGGGGGGGtggtatacaaatatttcatgaccCACGAGCCAACAAA GAGCATTTTTCAAGTTGGAGATGTCTACCCTTCTACTCCGTGGCTTGGTGCTGGCCATGCAGAAGACCTGACATTTGTCTTTGGGATGCCCTTTATTGACGAGCTGTACAACATCAAGGCACACAACATGACCGCCGAAGAAAACGCCCTCTCCGTGAAATTCATGGAATTCTGGACAAACTTTGCAAAATCAGG AGATCCCAGTAGACCCAGTGAAGACGTTCCCCGAGGAGACGGGGAAGATTTCTGGCCTCTCTACACCATCCCTGAGCTCAGTCACAAAGAGCTGTCCCTTGAGATGGGAGTGGGAAGAGCCGCTAGAGCGAGGGGATGTCGCTTCTGGAATCACTATATGCCTACTCTCATTAGCTTTACAA GCAGCATTGACCAGGAGGAGAAAGAATGGCGGGAAAGTTATGATGACTGGAAGGACGACATGGTCGAATGGCAGCGGGCTTTCGAAGATTACAAGGATGGCACCACGTGTAATTGA